The Oryzias latipes chromosome 16, ASM223467v1 genomic sequence CCGTCTGGTAAATGAGGTGGAAGTCTTTTGTAAATACTCTCAGCCGTCTGTATGGGCGTCCCTCTGCGGGATGTGGGACGTCAGTTGGGTGCTCCATCACCGCCGTGTTTCCAGTCAGCCGACAACATGCCACCGCTCTGGGACACTGAAGATCTGAGATGGCTTTATGACACTCTACAATGACACGTTGACTGTAGTCCACTTTCATCCTGGTCAGTACTCCAGCCTGAGCGTCTGAGACTAGGAGGTGCCCAGAGATGTGTATGTCTACACCCCAGGGCAACTGGAAGGAGTCCTTGATTGTTATTAAATGATCCCCCCTGGAGGTGAAAACCTTGACAGCTCTGTCTCCTGGATCTGTCACTACAACGCAGCCAGCAGGAGTCACCGCCACATCCATTGGGAAACAGATTTCTCCCACGGCTTTTCCTCTTTTCCCAAAACTGTGCAGTTTCCTTCCCAGTGTGCTGAAAACCACCACCCTTTTCTCTCCATCGTGGACAATAACTAATGTCCCAGAAGACCCCAAAGCAGCAATTCCAGTGGGGTTGATCAGAGTCCCCCATCCCCCAAAAGAAgtttgcagctgcagagctgcgCGAGTCAGACTAGAGGTTCTGTGAGGACGATCGGGGGAAGAAGGCCTCCATGGCAATACAAGCTCTTGCAAGTCATTAAGAGCCTGGCATGGAGATGTGCTGTCAACACTGCACAGCTGTCGACAGAatgggcactccagcttccctAGAAGAGGGTGGGACAAAGCCGTGATGCATTCCAGGCAGAGAACATGGCCACAGCAAAGGTTTTGcggtcttcttcctctctgctcaGAATTAAATGGCTCAAAGCAGACTTTGCACTCCAGCAAGTTGATCCGGATCTCTCCGAGCGTCCTCTCTGGATTCAGGTAGCTACATCCTGGGAGACCAGGACTCTTGTCCATGGTGAATGATACGCTCCTATGGAttctttaattatttagttAGCTCACACAGACTGACAACCAAAAGCTCAGTGAGATGCATGGTGAGAGCACAGGGCCTCCATGGTACTGTGTAAACACGTGCCTCCTGCTTTGAGGCCTACTTGGTCACGTGGTATCTTAAATTCAACAAAGGTTCTCTGCTGCCCTCCACTGGAAATCAGTTTGcacattttaaagtcattttgtgACCAATGTTCCTTCAAATCTtgaggaaaatatttaaaaaaatcaaaagcacaGTGGAAAACAGCAAAACTGATTCACTTAATATCATAATTTACATAATAATCATGCTCAACTCCAGTTCCTCTCAGATactactttttttgttgcacaataAAATGCTTTACTGGAGCTGaattcaaaacaagaaaatctaaCCATCCTGTGTAGGTCAACTTGAAACAGCTATTTCAGTCTGAGCTTCACAGTGTGCAGACTGAGGGAAATCTGAGCCCGGTTGGACAGTGCTCCAGTCAGCCAATCCAGAAGTTCTTTGCAGCACAATGCCCTTCTGGATTCCAGGAAGAACATTTCAAAGTTactcttggtaaaaaaaaataaaagaatagagACTAAAGTCAAATAACATATGGTTTCAATCTAATTCCTGAGCCAGAAATTATACACAATTCACTTGAggaaatgtaaaactttttaatGGGCTGCCATAATTCACAGTTCACAACAGCGATAatctttttctgaatttttttttttttggctccacAAACAATCCAACTCCACAAACAGTGTACCCTTTCCAATGCCTGCAGTCAAACACGAGCCCGGTTCTTCAGTCACTGACTGGATTGTCAAGAATCGTGAGGGCCGTGTCAGTTCAGAGATGATACTGATCGTTTTAAAGACCATCGACTTTCAACAAAGCACACACAAatgataacacacacacacacacaaacaaatttcTACGCAATAACAGGCACAAGgggtgaaataaaataaaaaaacatgacgaCAAAAGGCAAGCGATGTGCGGCTCTAGAACAAGTTTGGACCAAACCGTTTGATTGGAAGCAGTCGTGCAGTTGTATATTAAAAATGCCATTAACACACCAACAGGAAAAAAGTCGACGACACATGCAATAATGAGAATAATTGCCCTCTTTTGTCACTCCAgtaaaatgtacaaataaaaatgatagcAGCCAcaaaagggagggggggggcacggGGAAGTCACTCAAAATCACAATGACCCACAAAAATACTGAACCATTACAAATCAATACAGTCTTACCGGAAACATTCTGCAAAGTGCTTCAACTGTGCTTTGCATCATTACatcatgtcttaaaaaaaaaaaaaaaaaaaaacctccgcTGATGATCCTGACAGCTAGGCCTTGAATTGAAAACCTTCCcatatttcagttaaaaacaggaACAACTGTTATATAGATAATCAgagacaaatgtttgtaaataaaatgcaaaaggaCTTCTGTCTTATAAACATAATGGTTCTAACTCAAAGTGAATAATTCACAATCATGGCTTTTTAACAGTGAAATGTGCTGAACCGTAGCTAAAGCTGGTGTCAACCAGTCCGatgtacagtttttattttttaacaattactATATTGAAAGTGTAATACCAGCCACAAAGAGCATGCAGTCACATCTAGAATAGGCAGTTTTTATTCCTTTACTCCTACACggttgctgtcaatcaaagaaaCCTGGGATTAGCCGTTAGAGGACCTTGTTGGCGTTGGGGCAAACACCAGTACGCATCTGCATTAACCTAAGCCTCTATGCAGTCCTGATAACACTACATGGATCAGCTCATTCACTTGTTCTCTGCTGGTGCCACTCTTCTCTGGCGTGGGGTCGTTTTTTTGGGATTCCTGTTCCACCTATGTAATCTTTACCCCCCCTTTCCAAAGCTTGGCTCTCCAGTCAATTGACAGTTGTCTTTGTCCTCAATCACTATTGGCTGTCAAAGCCATTGATGGATTTGGACTTCTCCGAGCCTGTTCCTCTTCTTCTCAGTGCAGGACTGTCACCATCCACATCTACTTTGCCTGAAAAATGGATATGAAAGAAATCAATTCTATTACACAGTACTGACCAAAAGTGATGTATGTGTACCTTTAAATTCTTCTGACACGTGCTCAGGAGACTCTGTGTAATTACTGTCCTCACATTCAGAGTAGCTCTGTGAGGGGACAAGAGTTAACGGTCAAACAACAGGCAGAGAGTTCATGTAACAGTTAGCTGTTCTTGTTTACTGATGGATCTGAGAAAAACTCGGTGACTTTTTCATGGCTTGactaactttatttttcaaagtccTAGATGTTCAACCTAACTTTTGATCAATGTGGCAAATCAATGTATTAGCTAGGCTATGTTTATGTAGGgagaaaataagaaatgttcAAGTCAAACTGCTTTAAACTTGTTCTGCCACAATATTTCAACTAAATGTAACAGGAGAGGTTTAGATCTTATTTATTATATAAAGTCAGAAGAcaatatttattgaaataaacaaacagtcATTCTTTcagcaaaaactttaaaaactgtaGTGGAACTAAATAAAGATCAAACTGAAAACCTTTCAAACAATTATTCAAGCAAGCTAATATCTATACATGCAatcaagcacaaaaaaaaatagttgaatGTAATTATTAACttacatttgttaaaaatgtaaagattaggagaaaatacatttagttttaaaacataGCAGTAtatccacacaaaaaaatccaattaaGAATCACAATAGGGAAAGAAAAGGCAAAATATTTTCATGGCTATAGAGAGTCTATTTTAGCTGGAGTTGGACCGCATCTTTTGAGGCTCCTGTCATCTTCATCCATAGAAAACCTAAATGAGCTTTTTGTGGGTTTGCAGCTGactgttaaccctttaacagctGAGCTTTGGCTCCAGtattttttccactttgttACTCTTTAGCTGTTTACACATTTAACGTAAtttcagcggattctgaagcggagaaagcAGCCtcgcgctgatatgcaacactttacagtgaaGTTCTGTAAAGAATGGATGTAAATTAGGTGATTCTGTATCGGAGGAAAGCGGCAACACTGTAAGtttgtaatgtgttgcatatcgctGCAAGGCTGATATGAAAAGcttcttttctccacatcaggaATGATAGAGATATcacggtatgtcaaagagtgtgttatTTGAATGTAGCTGGTGACATCTCTGataataaagtcccactctaactATACTTGAatcttttgtaaaattgttccacgtgtttttttaaaataatgattatgccttttttagccaaaataaaaataaaactgtcctTTTTTAAGTTCAACAGAAGTTTGCCTCTGACTTGTGAGCGGGATcctctgctgatatcccatcatccctttgtttacactctctcctgctagcttacaaccccaacttaaccttaccagtgcaacaaaattggcgaagcaacattggagctgtccagccgtacagttctgagccataTGCCAAatcagacgaaaaaaatgaagacgtacatggatctatttgtccgcaactggatgcatcagaatggaacggagCAGGGAGAAATTGGCCGCCACAACTGGGAGCTTTTTCACACGGCGAGTTTTTACCTGCGCCTGATCCAttgcaatttgaataaagcaactcagaaatgcagttttaatcttcaaGTCTCTTACataagtcctccatcatgaggaaaatgcttaagaacatgttaaccagaaaaaacaagattttcattggagcaggTCTCTAAAGAGTAAAGCAGTGC encodes the following:
- the nhlrc1 gene encoding E3 ubiquitin-protein ligase NHLRC1, which gives rise to MDKSPGLPGCSYLNPERTLGEIRINLLECKVCFEPFNSEQRGRRPQNLCCGHVLCLECITALSHPLLGKLECPFCRQLCSVDSTSPCQALNDLQELVLPWRPSSPDRPHRTSSLTRAALQLQTSFGGWGTLINPTGIAALGSSGTLVIVHDGEKRVVVFSTLGRKLHSFGKRGKAVGEICFPMDVAVTPAGCVVVTDPGDRAVKVFTSRGDHLITIKDSFQLPWGVDIHISGHLLVSDAQAGVLTRMKVDYSQRVIVECHKAISDLQCPRAVACCRLTGNTAVMEHPTDVPHPAEGRPYRRLRVFTKDFHLIYQTDSFSLTLQSTVQLNMSALSFDRDGAVIVTDPYQGFIWSLGKLENGPVLTPIVGNHLIRPVSLVLLNDMLITLDGGDHTVKIFSNKPE